GATCCAAaccaatatttgtttttctatttcccaaaaataaatttcaatatttatattaaataattttctcatcatAATTTTACCTCCGATAACATTATGACGATTGTAcccttggtaaaattttgagaaagtatatttaatatttatccattCAGCTTGTTCACTATgattgaatggtttattttcattttcaggctTCAAAATAGCTCAAAAACAGAAACTCATTCTTCCGATCATTTTTTAGGAATCCATgttcatttgaaaatgaatcatttctcgttttcatttctatttccattttgagaaaacaacattcattttcaaatgatttcatACCTCCATTTCGAGAAAAACCAAAAccatttctatatatttttcatttctccatttctattcattctgttcattttgATTCAACATGCGATTCATTTCTAGGTTCAACGAGCTAAGCAGAGGGACTaattggacatatgcaattaaGGCTAagatgatttataattaagttccagcttttcacctattaattataaactcatttagtcaggaagtcattccattatagtatcgtgactgaactctccccaacgacataccattacgaaagcaactcgattagtgctcgtccaatgaccttgtcataagtgtgttactctcataagatatccttaatctctttgagataacattcgttctcccaatatgatactattttatctcattatatcttctttcatgaaaagtcaattactatcaaatagtaattaaatcattcatcacaaagatgaacAAATCATGGACATgcttacttttcatcaaccatgtaattccagtgagaggatatcatttacccatgtctcgggctatgaattccactattagactttatagatgacatattagtttttcaattagtttacTCAATTCCGGttagactaaagacatgtttaagttcatctactaatataagttgtctttttgtattacgatccgaccacacaatattgcttagtattagttaaacattagacaaccaatgagcaacatttgcttccattttgctttgcgtgcaaaaaccatgtgaggagaatatacaaagtattaatgtaattcatgaataattttattaaataatctGTTCGACAAACTATAGTTGTACTTTGACGAAAATACTAtacttagggcactagatccaacaattcccataactaatttacacataGAAGGGTTGGTAGTCTAAGACGTTCTCAATCAGTATAACTAACTTatcaattaaatgaaaaaatgttATCAAGGATTGGTTCGAACTCGGAGCAAAATCGAGCCTAAAGTTGGAATTTCAtcatattgatttatttaattaaatttaattattttctatttttactattatttcaattttaattatttttaattttattatatttagattcccctttttgtttttgtttttatttttgtatagaATGTCATATGTAGTGGGCATGAAAGTTGTCTTGACATGCAATCTAGTTGAATcggataaaaattttagatatcTCAATCTCTGTGGGATCAACCTTACCATCTATAttgctatttatttatttattgtttaggtgtagaaatattatttttggtgaatccgacaaacacacacacacacatatgataatatacATGATACATAAACAATTATAGAACCATTTTCAGCTCTTACAATTACAACCTTCGGGCCCTAGAGCCACATTTCCATTTTGATGTGATTTCACGTGTCTTAACCGAGTCTTAAGGGCATATtgatcttttatgatttttataccTCAAGCAAGCTTTTATAACCTACTTTAGATCAATTAGacaatataaatatcatatttttaaaggGAGTTAGGACCTTTTGGCAAATTTCTAACATTATATCTATTCTCTTGTTTTATTGCATTTTCTAACTCTATGGCTTTCTAAACTCCCTTTTCCAGTCAAAGAATTATCAAAGTTCGATTCAATAAATTCttaaaacttgatttttcactttaaattctttttttgttctttagtATTCACacatcttttgttttaattacaatTGTTCGGGTTTGTTAAATATTGGTATTTGATGTTTAGAACCATTGTCTtgcaaatcaaataattaaattcgtaatttttaaattcattccAACACTAGAGATGAATTGCATAATTGTGTATGTCATAGTTTATGGTTATGTGGTGTGGATGTGTGATCAAGCTTAAATAAACCTCATTTAAGTGAGTTTGTTTGTTAGATTTAGGTGTCCCTTATTCTTAATATGGCCAATAAGTTAAATATTGGACACTGAGTTACAAGGTTACTTATTGATTAGGGAAGTAATTTCAAATGGGTTGTCTCTTGATTACCAAACAGATAAGGTGAGATCGGTTGCCCAACATTAAGTCAGCAACtagaactaatttattaaaggcATTAAAGATATCATTGCATCAATTATTGAACTTATGaatcaaacgaaaattttaccTTCGACTAAATTTTTTCCCTATTGATTTTCAagacttttaattatttatttcttcattttagtttttaatttgaattttttaaaatttataaaaaccctcttttatttactttactagTTTTTACTTAagcaataaaattatcattaatctATGTGGAGATGACCCTACTTGTTGCTTTctactattttatattttcaagtaggtttttatttttgtagatCTTGACAACGTAATACTAAGTATGTTAGATTAAGGGGTGTGTTGAAGAGGAGCTATAGGTGTTAATAATGAGTAGCGTCTTGCCTTGTTTggttttgttcaaaaaatttccaaaagagGATATTgttgaggcaaatttttgaagTGGCAGGCTAGGTTCCAAACAGATGTGACCACTTCCGCCATCACTACAATAGTTTGTTTGTTACTTGCTATATTTGGAGTTGACAAATTATTGAAACAAAATCTTTTGACTTTGAATGGTTATGATATTCTAGATATATGAAAGCTCGACTTGGAAGACCAGACTGTTTAAAGCAACTTCCATTAAAGATTGGATTAGATAATGTCAAACAATTGAATCCCTTAAATTGTGGAGATCGAATTAGGATCACATTAAAGATACCATTGAAGAATGAATCTCCAATAGCCCACTTTACATTGGTCTTTactagtatatattttattttgctttttacAGTTATCGTTATTAAGGGATTTGGATTGTAATTGATCTCcagtatgttagcaagtctaAAACTTCTATATATTGAGAGACTTGTATAAGTTTTTGTATTGAGCATTTGAGAGCACTTTATTATTCATTGAGGAACGTATGTGTGAATGCATTTGAGAGTAAATGGATTGTGCTTACAACCTACGTTCTCACTTCTTAGGGAGAGAATTTAGAGATGAGGGTTTTAAGACTTTAAGATACAGAAGTGAGGTTGTTATACTAGGAAAATGATAGATCTTGAATTACATGTTGTATCAAGGATTAAAGATAGTAAAATTACTCATTGAGTTTGGTTCTATAGACGTAAGAAAACTAAACTATATAAATAATCATTGGTGTCACTTATTTATCCTGTCTTATTTCTTTATCACAATATCAACCGAAGTGATGACTACAACCAAACACTTGTAATTAAGTACTTAATTTCTAGGCAATTAGCATCCGTGTAATTCAACATGCATGACAAATTACATTggagaaattaaatttatgagtttattataacatataaaaaaggTCGAAAAGAACTAAGGCCAAAGAAAGACATTCCCGAAGAACATATTCTGTTTTTAGAAATACCTCTGAAAATGGTGTCTTTGAGTGAGCTTTTTGGGTATTTGTCAATTTGTAATCAATATAGtccattgcatttgcatcttttGCAACTATGCTCTTTTGGCCTGCTTTTTCACGTTTTCGCCTCCATTTATAGTGCTGCAAACTCTGCAACCATATATAAGTGCGTGTGGAGTTAAAACTAGTTAATAATAAGAGGGAAGACTCCATGttaaacaacattaacatatttattatgTGTAGACATAGACATAGGTGTATGTCATGTGATAAATTCAAGAATGGTAATGAATATCTGTTAAGCGAAGGCAACAAATAATTCGAGATGTAATATATCTGTACGATAATATCACCTAAACAAATTACcgttatgtaaaaaatattaaagaggtTACAATATATTACATTAAATGTAACAATAAATACAATAGaatgtaatttaaattcatatatcacatctaagattttttaattaaaaaacatcacatttaagatttaaagagaaatattTGGCAactattattaaagtttttgtaCTGATAGTGTTTTaaaagtatagtaaaatattcaaaatatatatttaaaaaaaacagattacaatgttttaaatattatatatatacccaatatgccaacatatttaatatatatagagagagagagtcTGGCTTTCATGACCTACAAATAGCGCTCTTATTTTCTCCACTAATGTCATAGGCCAGTGATATATCATCCCTTGAGTTACCATCTATAAATCAATGTCATATCATGTCTGTTACAGcaaaaacttgaaacaaaaaTAGAGATAGCGATCGGAGTGGTGAAGTAGCTGAAAAAAGAAAGGGCCTTGGGTTACCCCAAACACTTCAAAACAAAAACCATGGCTTCTCCACTCAATAATACAACAACCAGTGATCAAGAAATGGCGGACCTCGAGAGACATGACTATGTAGAAAGGGTCCAGTGGGTGCTCAACACCCCCAAGCCACCAGGGCTTAGCCAAGAGCTCATTGGAACTGCTGTTTCATGGAGAAACAAAGTCCCATTTCTTAACATGCAGTCCGGCTTGAAACATGAACTCTTTTCAATGTTGAAAGCAATCTTTCCCATCCTTTCTTGGTGTCAAAACTACAAACCAAATCAGTTCAAGCATGATTTACTGGCTGGTCTAACTCTTGCAAGCCTCTGCATTCCTCAGGTTTTTACTTTAAGTTCAATTCTCCATCAAATTCTGCCTCCCCCCCCCCCTTCTGTTACTCATATCATTGTATTTTCGTACAGAGTATCGGATATGCAACTTTGGCGAAACTTGATCCTCAATATGGCCTCTGTAAGCTGCTAGATGAAAATTTTTGCTATACTTTTGGCGTCTGAAATTGATTAGATCTTCTATTTTACTAATGAATCTGTGGATCAGACACGAGTGTCGTCCCACCTCTTATTTACACCCTGATGGGAACTTCAAGAGAGATAGCGATCGGACCGGTGGCCGTGATTTCACTCCTTCTATCGTCGATGGTTCAGAAACTTGAGGATCCAATGGCTAATCCCATTGCTTACCATAAACTTGTGCTCACTGTAACTTTCTTTGCGGGTACCTTTCAAGCTGCCTTTGGACTCTTCAGGTTAATTTATCACTTCTTTTTCTCTTGGCATTTTCTTATTAACCCCTTTCTTTCCCATCATTTTCTTACAAGatttcatgcatattttaatCCTTGTGGAGATTTTACAGGTCAGGTTTCCTTATCGATTTTCTTTCACATGCTGCAATAGTGGGGTTCATGGCAGGCGCCGCCATTGTCATTGTTCTTCAACAACTTAAAGGACTGCTTGGAATCACTCATTTTACGAACAAGACCGATGTTGTCTCTGTATTGAAAGTCGTTTGGAGTTCCTTCCAACATCCCGTACTGTCCAATCACTTAACAAATCATACGAGTTCTTGAATTcgttaatattaatttctttttcttttgttttttttactgcAGTGGAATCCTTATAACTTCCTACTCGGATGTTCTTTCCTGATATTCATCTTAATCACAAGATTTTTGGTAAGAACTGCAGCTTGTTTcccaaaatttgattaattgaatatCTGCATCTTCAAGAAATcatctttaaattattattatttctataatttgTATATCAGGGTAGAAAGAACAAAAAACTATTCTGGTTGCCAGCCATTGCTCCTCTGGTGTCTGTCGTTTTAGCCACACTCATCGTTTTCCTTACCAAAGCCGATAAACACGGAGTTGACATCGTGAAACACATCAAAGGAGGCTTAAATCCAAGTTCAGTTGATCAGTTGCAGTTCAACGGACCACATGTTGGGGAACTGGCTAAGATTGGGTTGATTGTAGCTATAATTGCACTCACGGTTGGCGTCTGAGTCTGACTTAATCTTATATGTTCGTTAAGTCTTTATAACAGCTTACTGTTCTACTTTTTGTGAATCATAGGAAGCAATTGCAGTTGGTCGATCTTTCGCAGCCATAAAAGGTTACCACCTTGATGGCAACAAAGAAATGGTAGCCATGGGGTTCATGAACATCATCGGTTCCTTCACTTCTTGCTATGTCGCAACCGGTAATTAACCTACCTACATTTATATTCCTACTCGTACCACCcttcaattcaaataactcaaacCCGAGTCGGAGTAAAATGTTGCAGGTTCATTCTCGCGGACAGCGGTGAATTTCAGCGCGGGTTGTGAAACCGCAATGTCAAACATTGTGATGGCTGTTACGGTGTTCATATCATTGGAACTTTTGACAAAGCTGTTGTACTACACACCGGTGGCGATCCTTGCTTCGATTATTCTGTCGGCGCTGCCGGGACTCATCGACGTCAATGAAGCTTGCAATATTTGGAAGGTTGATAAGCTAGATTTCCTGGCTTGCATTGGGGCCTTTCTGGGAGTGCTGTTTGCAACTGTGGAGATTGGCCTTCTTGTGGCGGTAACACTTACTTTCACTCTAAACCACCCAACAAGGTTGTTGCACCATATGATTAAAGTGCCAcgtaaaaactaattaaaacgtaaaaaatatatgaaaatgtctAAATATTCCcaatatgaattattaatctatatataaaataccTTAAATAGGATTAATTATAACATGAGAATATGATGCGAGTGGACTGTGAACTCTTCTGTCAACAGTAATCTCCAACATGGGTGAGGCAtgcgttttaaaaaaaaaaagagagaacatTTTACAACACAAAGGAAGGTTCATATCTTATAGGGAAAAGTGTACATGACATAGACATAAAGTCAACTAGTTGTCTCAACACGTCAGATTTagttccaagaaacaaaacatatTGGTCTCGAATCAAACAGAAGGCTTTTTGTGAAATGAGAGTCTTATAACTTGACATGTATGGTGTGTGAGGCCTTGAAAAATGTCAGGCATGCCACTCTGCTTTCGTCATTGCAAAGGTTTTATCCATACCCTATAGGTACCTAAGTTTTAATATGGTTGCAGGTAACAATATCCTTCGCAAAGATAATAGTGGTATCAATTCGACCAGGAACTGAAACCCTTGGAAAGCTTCCTGAAACTGATGCATTCGGTGATGTCAATCAATATCCAATGGCTGTCAAGACTCCAGGTGTCTTAATAATGCGCCTCAAATCTGCTTTACTTTGTTTTGCAAACGCCAATTTTGTCAGAGAAAGGTAACTACTTACTTCACCTCTATCCCCACAGTAATAAATTATGACATGGTATTAAAATGCTCCAAGACAAGCAAGAAACATCATGAAAAAAGCATTCATTATTTTGGAGtaatgatttgttttattttttaaggatTATGAAATGGGTTATTGAGGAGGAAAAGGACATCAAGCTGAGAAATGCAGAAAAGACTATTCAAATAGTAATCCTTGACATTTCTAGTAAGAGTTGGTGAAATATGGATTATGTTTTGAAGAGATTATTGAATCATTTATTCATTAATTGTTCCTCACAATGGATTTTGcatgttaatgaatggtattaGATTTGATGGACATCGATACATCGGGCATCGCGTCTCTGGAGGAACTGCATAagaattttgattcaaatgggATGAAGGTATGTATACAAGGCTATGTTATtttacgttttttttttttttaattcatgtaTGCCAATTTACATCTGGCTGTTGCAGCTGGCTATTGCAAACCCTAGGTGGCAAGTTATTCACAAGTTGAAATTGGCTAACTTTGTGCCCAAAATTGGAGGAAGGGTGTTCTTAAGCATAGGCGAAGCGATGGCATCTTTTTCCATCTAAATAAAAACACCTTTCAAACAAATCTCTATGTATTAAGTTTGAAAAACACAAGGTgtggtttttatattttgttttctttcatctATGTTATCGAAactaatgataaatttggatATCCAAATATGTACCCTATGAATGTATGTATACTTAATGTGAGAcatgataataaaaatgtttgCACGAAATTAagtttctaattttaatatatttcatttttgatcATGTTATTAGAATTTATGCATGGATATCTGATAATAAGAGCTTTAACTCAATGAAGAAATAAGTTGGAtggttttatattaatttcttttatttatttaaagaacCAGATTGTTTTTTTCGCTCTTTgacatttgttattttataactCCCAATTATAagtgaaaagataaataaaacagcaacaaaaattcaattttgtcatgttttctCCAAGTCCAAGATCTTTAATATTGTCATATCTAAATCCATACCTTCAGTATACCAACATCTTTAATATTGTCAT
This genomic window from Gossypium raimondii isolate GPD5lz chromosome 10, ASM2569854v1, whole genome shotgun sequence contains:
- the LOC105778413 gene encoding sulfate transporter 2.1 — translated: MASPLNNTTTSDQEMADLERHDYVERVQWVLNTPKPPGLSQELIGTAVSWRNKVPFLNMQSGLKHELFSMLKAIFPILSWCQNYKPNQFKHDLLAGLTLASLCIPQSIGYATLAKLDPQYGLYTSVVPPLIYTLMGTSREIAIGPVAVISLLLSSMVQKLEDPMANPIAYHKLVLTVTFFAGTFQAAFGLFRSGFLIDFLSHAAIVGFMAGAAIVIVLQQLKGLLGITHFTNKTDVVSVLKVVWSSFQHPWNPYNFLLGCSFLIFILITRFLGRKNKKLFWLPAIAPLVSVVLATLIVFLTKADKHGVDIVKHIKGGLNPSSVDQLQFNGPHVGELAKIGLIVAIIALTEAIAVGRSFAAIKGYHLDGNKEMVAMGFMNIIGSFTSCYVATGSFSRTAVNFSAGCETAMSNIVMAVTVFISLELLTKLLYYTPVAILASIILSALPGLIDVNEACNIWKVDKLDFLACIGAFLGVLFATVEIGLLVAVTISFAKIIVVSIRPGTETLGKLPETDAFGDVNQYPMAVKTPGVLIMRLKSALLCFANANFVRERIMKWVIEEEKDIKLRNAEKTIQIVILDISNLMDIDTSGIASLEELHKNFDSNGMKLAIANPRWQVIHKLKLANFVPKIGGRVFLSIGEAMASFSI